A region from the Streptomyces sp. 3214.6 genome encodes:
- a CDS encoding AAA domain-containing protein — MTQRTPSPAELARAAVTGVLDALGVGSDQALVVDSPPGAGKSTLVVRAARTLAAAGERCIIVAQTNHQVDDLLVRLADPEAPRLRLGRLTGHTYHVPDHVQELADTIISKDIKDVLACDVIVATAKKWANVDGPRWRWAIIDEAYQMRSDALLLIAKLFDQALFVGDPGQLDPFSIIRSPRWIGLPHDPMNSAVTVLMNHNDATVHTLPVSWRLPPSAAGLVSRAFYPFTPFQAGTAPATRTLHFTTSGLHNPLDATLEEAARFGWALHELPARHTARTDPEATHATVALAARLLARGAEAVCENHPSGRRLQPADIAIGTAHREQARHIQQLLNHTPHTRGVRADTANRLQGREFAVTIVLHPLSGRRDASAFHLEAGRLCVLASRHRHACIVVARAGIADLLDSHPSNDPVHLGVPAKFPDGWEAHQHVLDHLSRHRIRTA; from the coding sequence ATGACCCAGCGCACGCCCTCACCCGCCGAGCTGGCCCGCGCGGCCGTGACCGGCGTCCTTGACGCACTCGGCGTAGGCAGCGACCAGGCCCTCGTCGTCGACTCACCGCCCGGCGCCGGGAAATCCACCCTGGTCGTCCGCGCTGCCCGCACTCTCGCTGCCGCCGGCGAGCGGTGCATCATCGTCGCCCAGACCAACCACCAGGTCGACGACCTCCTGGTCCGCCTCGCCGACCCCGAAGCGCCCCGGCTGCGCCTGGGACGCCTCACCGGGCACACCTACCACGTCCCCGACCACGTCCAAGAGCTGGCCGACACCATCATCAGCAAGGACATCAAAGACGTCCTCGCCTGTGATGTGATCGTCGCAACCGCCAAGAAATGGGCGAACGTTGACGGACCCCGCTGGAGGTGGGCCATCATCGACGAGGCCTACCAGATGCGCTCCGACGCCCTACTGCTGATCGCCAAACTCTTCGACCAGGCCCTCTTCGTGGGCGATCCCGGACAGCTCGACCCGTTCTCCATCATCCGCTCCCCCCGCTGGATCGGCCTGCCCCACGACCCCATGAACAGTGCCGTCACGGTCCTGATGAACCACAACGACGCCACCGTCCACACGCTGCCGGTCTCCTGGCGCCTTCCCCCCTCCGCAGCCGGCCTCGTCTCCCGCGCCTTCTACCCCTTCACCCCCTTCCAGGCCGGCACCGCCCCCGCCACCCGGACCCTGCACTTCACCACCAGCGGCCTGCACAACCCCCTGGACGCCACCCTCGAGGAAGCCGCCCGCTTTGGCTGGGCCCTGCACGAACTACCCGCCCGACACACCGCCCGCACCGACCCCGAAGCCACCCACGCCACCGTCGCGCTGGCCGCCCGACTGCTCGCCCGCGGCGCCGAGGCCGTGTGTGAGAACCACCCCTCCGGCCGCCGTCTCCAGCCCGCCGACATCGCCATCGGCACCGCCCACCGCGAACAGGCCCGCCACATCCAGCAGCTCCTCAACCACACCCCTCACACCCGAGGAGTACGCGCCGACACCGCCAACCGCCTGCAGGGACGCGAATTCGCCGTCACCATCGTCCTGCACCCGCTCTCCGGACGCCGCGACGCCTCCGCCTTCCACCTGGAAGCCGGCCGCCTGTGCGTGCTGGCCTCACGCCACCGCCACGCCTGCATCGTCGTCGCCCGCGCCGGCATCGCCGACCTCCTCGACAGCCACCCCTCCAACGACCCCGTCCACCTCGGCGTCCCCGCCAAATTCCCCGACGGCTGGGAAGCCCACCAGCACGTCCTCGACCACCTCTCCCGGCACCGCATCCGTACCGCCTGA
- a CDS encoding DEAD/DEAH box helicase, which yields MPPTELTLRPHQKDAVAAATRTLNQHPRASVIAACGTGKTLIAARTTTRIAPRGRVLVLLPTLDLLSQTIRSWRAAGRKGPAIAVCSARQALDHEPLSADIPMTTAPGELAALASTGAPGPVTVYATYASLPAVVAAHRDHRLPPWGLVVVDEAHRTAGRLGKAWAAVHHDDQVPAARRLYLTATPRVWDPDEDRDGDTETVASMDDETLFGPVAYRLTLSHAIDLGLLADYQILVPVVSDEDLRDWLATGPGAGVDGLRLAGRQVAALRAIHDHQLRRVLTFHHRVADARAFATTLADTAATLPAALRCEGLWADWVSGSHPPQVRRRLLLEFAAHTGPDAPAVLSNARVLGEGIDVPAIDAVVFCDPKNSPVDTVQAVGRALRQTPGAGKKATLVVPVYLTPSEDPDDLLGADAYTPLWHTIQALRAHDDRLEARLADPRTHRPTMPPEDPESWLHFDRPTQAEEVALALSLRVLAPKSAEWRRGLNAARRYHRTHHHLDVPQTYEDSTGYPLGRWLTWQRHLHIAGTLDPARTQALERLGVIWDPRQQAFDRGLAHATAYAAHHGHLAAPVEETHDGFPLGRWLATQRTRAETLSNERAAALAALDRWWNPPWPITWQRLYHSALRQTEKDTAASPGEWLTAQCERADTLHPEQRHLLKSAGLDLPDTPAARNNDARLPAREQAFQRGLAAARAFRAREGHLNVPQRHIEEIEGDRVRLGQWLSNLSRRRSRLSPQRQTALAELGL from the coding sequence ATGCCACCTACCGAGCTGACGCTCCGCCCCCACCAAAAGGACGCGGTCGCCGCAGCCACCCGGACCCTCAACCAACACCCCCGCGCGAGCGTGATCGCGGCCTGCGGCACCGGCAAGACCCTCATCGCCGCCCGCACCACGACCCGCATCGCCCCGCGGGGCCGTGTGCTGGTGCTTTTGCCGACGTTGGACCTGCTGTCCCAAACGATCCGTTCCTGGCGTGCGGCAGGCCGCAAAGGGCCGGCGATAGCGGTGTGTTCGGCCCGGCAGGCTCTCGACCACGAACCGCTCAGCGCCGACATCCCGATGACCACTGCGCCCGGTGAACTGGCTGCGCTCGCCAGCACAGGCGCCCCAGGTCCGGTCACGGTCTACGCCACCTACGCTTCCCTGCCGGCCGTAGTGGCCGCCCACCGCGACCACCGTCTGCCCCCCTGGGGTCTGGTGGTCGTCGATGAGGCCCACCGCACTGCCGGCCGTCTGGGCAAGGCGTGGGCCGCCGTCCACCACGACGACCAGGTCCCTGCCGCCCGTCGCCTGTACCTGACCGCCACGCCCCGCGTCTGGGACCCCGATGAAGACCGCGACGGGGACACCGAGACGGTGGCGTCCATGGACGACGAAACCCTCTTCGGCCCCGTCGCCTACCGGCTGACCCTCTCCCACGCCATCGACCTCGGCCTGCTCGCCGACTACCAGATCCTCGTCCCCGTCGTCTCCGACGAAGACCTGCGGGACTGGCTGGCCACCGGACCGGGTGCCGGCGTCGACGGACTGCGCCTGGCCGGCCGCCAGGTCGCCGCCCTGCGCGCCATCCACGACCACCAGCTGCGCCGCGTCCTGACCTTCCATCACCGCGTCGCCGACGCCCGTGCCTTCGCCACCACCCTGGCCGACACGGCCGCCACCCTCCCTGCCGCCCTGCGCTGCGAAGGACTATGGGCAGACTGGGTCAGCGGCAGCCACCCCCCTCAGGTCCGCCGCCGCCTCCTGCTCGAGTTCGCCGCCCACACCGGCCCCGACGCCCCGGCCGTGCTGTCCAACGCCCGTGTCCTGGGGGAGGGCATCGATGTCCCCGCCATCGACGCCGTCGTATTCTGCGACCCCAAGAACAGCCCGGTCGACACCGTCCAGGCCGTTGGCCGTGCCCTGCGCCAGACTCCAGGCGCCGGCAAGAAGGCCACCCTCGTCGTCCCCGTCTACCTCACCCCCAGCGAAGACCCCGACGACCTCCTCGGCGCCGACGCTTACACCCCCCTGTGGCACACCATCCAGGCCCTACGCGCCCACGACGACCGCCTCGAAGCCCGCCTGGCCGACCCCCGCACCCACCGACCCACCATGCCCCCCGAGGACCCGGAGTCCTGGCTGCACTTTGACCGGCCCACCCAGGCCGAGGAGGTCGCCCTCGCTCTCTCCCTACGAGTCCTGGCCCCTAAGAGCGCCGAATGGCGCCGCGGTCTGAACGCGGCCCGCCGCTACCACCGCACCCACCACCACCTCGACGTCCCGCAGACCTACGAAGACTCCACCGGCTACCCCCTGGGCCGCTGGCTCACCTGGCAGCGCCATCTGCACATCGCCGGCACACTCGACCCAGCACGCACCCAAGCTCTGGAACGTCTTGGCGTCATCTGGGACCCCCGCCAGCAGGCCTTCGACCGAGGTCTCGCCCACGCCACCGCCTACGCCGCCCACCACGGCCACCTCGCCGCTCCTGTCGAAGAAACCCACGACGGCTTCCCCCTCGGCCGCTGGCTGGCCACCCAGCGCACCCGAGCCGAGACCCTTTCCAACGAACGCGCAGCCGCACTCGCCGCCCTGGACCGGTGGTGGAACCCGCCCTGGCCGATCACCTGGCAACGCCTCTACCACTCCGCTCTACGGCAGACAGAAAAGGACACAGCCGCCTCACCGGGGGAGTGGCTCACGGCGCAGTGCGAACGTGCCGACACCCTTCACCCCGAGCAGCGCCACCTCCTCAAGAGCGCAGGCCTCGATCTGCCGGACACGCCCGCCGCCCGCAACAACGACGCCCGGCTGCCAGCACGTGAGCAGGCCTTCCAGCGCGGACTGGCCGCCGCTCGCGCCTTCCGCGCACGAGAGGGCCATCTCAATGTCCCCCAGCGCCACATCGAGGAGATCGAAGGCGACCGGGTACGACTGGGACAGTGGCTGAGCAACCTCAGCCGCCGACGCTCCCGCCTCAGCCCGCAACGCCAGACCGCCCTGGCGGAGCTCGGACTCTGA